Genomic DNA from Trichoderma asperellum chromosome 5, complete sequence:
AACTTGTCTTGATATCGACAATAACGGCCTCTCATCAATCATCAAAATACCAGTCCTCTACCGATATCGCAATTTCTTTGGCGGCCCTGCTTCCAACATTCCCTTGCTAGCTCGAAGCCCAATCTCAAAGCACACGCAAATGAGTTCTCCATTGCCCGGGCGACTGCCCCTTGGCAAACCCCTAGGCCACTTACGACCAATGAACATAAGAATGACAAAATCCGTTCCATTATTGACGGGTGTGACGGCACAAATGAGCAGAATGGGCATCACAGAGAGCTTCCGGCCTGCTCTTGGTGCTATATCTAGAAATTTGGCACCCCGGTCCACTGATAGCATTCACAAAAGGAAGCGAGAATCCCCGAGCTCTCAGTCCACAACAGGTACGGATACAGAGATACTTATGGCAGCGATACGTAATGGATGTTTTCGCGGCGCACCTACATCAGGAGATTTTACAACTCCCCATCAGACCAATTCACCACACTTTTATTTCTCACCCGTTGGCCAAGGAGCGGGCAGCGATCCGGGATCCAGTAGTAGCAGCGCATGGCCGGGCAACGCAGGAAGTGACCCAGAGCATAATTTAAGTGATTTCCAACAAGATCAGAGCGGCCAACCATTCGCTGTCTGGCAGCTAGATGATGATATGATGAATTTTACCGAAGGCTTCTCTACTGATATTCCGGATATAAACGGCAACTCACAGGGTTTTTTCTAAAGTTGGAATTTTGGTTTATTATACTTGACCGGCGCATATAGAGCCTCTCTAGAGGACTGGATAATGGATTAGAAGAACATCTTCCCTCACTAACGAAAAAATGTTTCTGAGGATTGCGATTTTGAGCTGCGCTGGAAACGTTTTTGTATTAAATCACACTCCATCTGGCGCTAAAAAGGACGATGCTGATTTAAGCATATGGAGAATCTCAATATACACATCTTCCCTTTCTTGATACGACAGATAAAGTCTACAAAGCGACCTGGCTTCTTTATATGCTATTTTCTTATTTCTCATCTCTACCCTCGGCATCAAAGAGCATGACTAGTTCCGCGATGGACGATAAACGTTATACAATATTCTCACGAAAAGAAGGTTTTTAAGACTGTGAATTACAATCATGTATATCTGTCAGCTGTTACaaataaaaacctattattgTCAACAATGGACGAgtttttcatcttcattcttgGCAATATTCTCGTCACTTAGGGATATCGCTGCCGGACTTCGGGCTTTAGCCGTCAGCGACCAGAAGACGAAAGTGGCGCCACCTCGTCAGCGGCCGGCTCTCGGGCTTGGTAAATACCGGCTCATATCATGATGCTATCTATATGTATAAAGCGTTGCGCAATTGAAGCGCAGGAAGAAAAATGAAATGGCTGAAAGAAATTACCCACAATAAAAGCAATGGACTCACGCTTCTTGACAGGCAAAAAAATAATTGTTGCAGACGCCGGGATCTCGCGTTCGTCTTTCACTCTCGCTCTTTGACGGCGATGGCCCTCCAATCTGGCACCTCCACACATTGACTATTTGCGGACGCGATTCCAACGTCGTCCTTGCTGGACGGGAAGGATACAGACTTTCGGTTGCCGTCTTCGACCCAGCCATTCATTGTTCTCGCTTCACGCAGACCTAATAAGCCATCCAAATTGCGTTTGCTATTGTCCCGAATATATGCATCAAGTGCGCCCTTTCTTACCATCTTATCCAGTGCTTTTTCGAGATTTGGATGTTCTTTGTAGCAAAAGCAATTTTATGGCATTTCCTCCGTATGTTTCGAGTGAGCATCACGATCGAGTATGGCCACACCGTAGCCACACGAGGTTTGAACCTTGTTTCAAGGGTCAGTCTCCCGCCGAATAAATCCAAGGGTGTACAAATACACCAACCTTGAATACCTCAAGCATTACAGCTGCTCTTGGTCTAAGAAATTTGTCTGGGCCTATAGATTGCATAAGCTTGGAGAATCTTGAATCAGTTCGTTCAACAACTGAACCAGTGCAAAAAGCCGCATTATTTGAGACTTTCCATCTAGACTACAAAACATGAGAGTGACTCTCCTATTCTCGTATATATGAGAAATTGTCTCGACGCCTGAACCAGCAGTATCTAAATACGCTGCATGATTTGAGTCGAAGATGTGAAATGTCGATTGTATGAGACCTTTGGTGAAAGGTTGATATGTTAGTCATTAAGAGGGGCTGATGCGATGAAAAGCATTTGTTGTAGTGCCCACATTCTGAGGTCTTCAGAAAGATTTGTAACGGTAAACCATGATATCTGATGTGTGATGACGAAGAGTTATTGAAGCAAAAGAGGAACTGTTAAAACAAATATAGTTGAAAATAAGCCAGTGCCCCTCTGGACCATGCTTATATTACTGCAAACTAGTGTAGCGTCCATGGCATCGTTCATTTGGGCAACACATTGGTTCTTTTTGTCCCATAGCAGCATATGTGAGACAATTTTGATGTATGATCTGCATGGCTCCGCCAACGTAGGTATTCATCTGATTAACTATACTCTGTAATACATCATCTGTGAGAAGGATGCAGATTTTGGCACCTATCTTTTCTGTTATGACGTTCAACAACGGAAGTAAAATTAGAAGATATATGCCTATATGGAATCCGAAAAAAGTATATCAAATGCTACAGAGCAGCCGTATTAATATAATGTTGGTGGTCTAACCAGCTACACGGCAATTACGTGAACCATTGGTAGTGAAGGTCACACTTGGACAGAGATACAACCCCGCATTTCTAGTGTAAGATTTTACAACACCTGATCTGAGAGATTCAACATACGGTTGGCAGATATTAATATACGTATAACAAAAGTGTATGCATGGACGGAGACTATCTTtcaaaaaaaatttaaaacacaaaaaaaaaactataatataagacGATATAAAAAGCCTCTCAGCTGACTACCTAATATATGACTCCGATGCACGATTTAGGGCTTGATTTGAAGCGGGCACCTATCATATTATTATGCGATTCGCGATTGGAAATTACATAAGTTTGAAGGATGCACGATAGCGTGCCACGCATTACTCCAGACGATAGACAAATGACCAGCCATCGCCATATGAGCATCTATCAAACTTAGGGTTCTGTTGGTCCACTCTTGGAGCCGTATTTCCGCTACCAATGTCACCCAACACATGGCCGTATGTTATAGGTGGAATTCCTGAAGCGAGATGAGGGTAGCATTTTAGCTAACGATGGACAAAGGGGCCGAGCGGTTCTTGTATTTCAGAAATATCCTAGGTCTTTATGCATTAGAAAATCGAGTTGTTGAATTCTACATCAGATTGCTACTAGTTGTCACGATAATTTCCGAAATAAAtacataaataaaattctggTTTCATTGCGTTCACATCTTTCTCTATTCCCTGGTTCGTTGGTTCGTTGGTTCCTTAGCTTCTTCCTTCgcaatatattttcttccttcgcTCCCTATTTTTGGATAGTAAACCTAGTTAGCTTCGCGTTATACCGTATTTCATCATTCTGCACCCATGTATGGTATGTAGCTAAGCTTTAAGATAGCTTAGCTCTTAGCTTGCCTAAGCAATGACATTAAAAGGTGAATTCTTCAGCAATACTTCTGTTTACGAACCGCGAGACCTTCTGTCAAATGCAATCCGACTCATTCTCTAAAATCATTCTCATATTGGGATTGTATTTCGCTTTTCGCGTTAGTTTCTTGAACCAACCCTAACATATCCCCAAAATGTCATCCAAGACGCTTCCTGTCGTTATCGTTGGTGGCGGACCAGTTGGTTTGTTGGCTGCTCACATCTTCGATAAACTTGGTCAGGATTTTCTACTCCTTGAACAGCATCATAACTTGACCCCAGACATTGGAGCATGCATCGGCATGTCGGGACCTACGCTGCGAATTATTGATCAACTAGGGATGTGGGATGCATTTGAACCTCTAATAAACCGAATGTGTGACAAAATATCTTTCACGCAAGCAGGAGATATCATTCACTCAGGTTCAATATTTTATGTGAACGAAAAAAGGTGCTGTAGTGACTTCTTTTTGCCAAATGACCATGGCTAATTCGGATTAGATTTGGTTATAAAACAGCTATTTTCCAACGGCACAGCCTTCTTCAAACGCTGTACGACTCATTGTCGGAAAGTTCTAAGCAGCGGATCTTGGTAAATAAGAAGGTCGTCGCTATTGATATCAAAGAGGAGAGTGTCAGCGTCCGCTGTTCAGATGGAACTGAGGTCGAAGGATCAATCATCGTCGGTGCAGATGGGTCGCAGAGCGCGGTGCGAGAATGCACAAAAGAACTTGCTCGTAAAACTTCTTCCGAAAGCAAAGCTTTTGGAAATAACGAGGCGTTCAGAACAACATATCGACTCTTGTTCGGGAGCGCTCCACGTTTTGGCGATACTAAGCCTGCCACCGTTTACGAGTGCCATAGATTTGGAAGTTCTACCCAGGTGTTTGTCGGTGAGGAGAAAATGtggttttttctttatgAAGAGCTGGATAAACCCACGTCTGAGCACAGGTCATACACGCAGAAAGATGCTGATGAATTCGCTGCCCGCTATGCAGACCATCGCGTCACGAAAGATCTCTTCTTTCGAGACGTGTATAAAGGCCGAAGTAGCTCGGGTGTTACTGATCTTGAAGAAGGGCTTCTTGACCAATGGTGGTGGAATCGCATTGTTCTCGTCGGAGACGCGGCACATAAAGTGACTCCAAACGCTGGACTGGGATTCAATAGTGGCGTGCAAGATTTGGCGGTGATTGCAAATGGCATTCGACGTCTTCAAAACAAGGGAGGAAGTCTTCATGATAATGAAGCTATCAAAGCGCTCTTCTCCCAATATCAGAATGAGAGGATGGAAAGCATGAAAACATTCAGCAATCTTTCCGCTAAAACAACACGCTTGTGCGCCTGGCATTCGCGCTTTGGAATGATATGGGACCGCTACGTCGCGCCGGCACTCAATCTTGAGTTGCTGATGAGCAGATATATCGTGGCACCAATAATCGCCAATTCATTTGTCCTCGATTGGTTGCCTGAACCGCATCATCGCACCGGCTCAATTCCTTGGAAAATGGGTCCGAATCATAATCTGACTGACGAAACGCACTAGGGAACTAAACATCTGGCCTCAGTGGGTAACATAGAAGAAGTTCCGGCTGTGGTAGAGAAAATGCGTTTAGATCGGTTGGCTTATTATCACCTgcaatatttaataataccatTGTTACTATGCATCTATCTTACCTTTTCTTTAATCTTATCTATGCGTTGTTTACTTTCTATACAAATGATGAGCTGAACTGCAAGCCAAGATAGAAACTAGTGAAGCTGAGTGCAAACCGAAAATTACTCAACCGGTTTTTACATCTCAAATTAGCCTGTTGCCCCGAAGCCCATGATTTGGTTGACAACAGCTGTTTCATCTCGAGTCTACAAAATGTCTAGATCCATAAGTACCAGCCATACACTAGCGCTTTCAGCTCGTGTCGCTATTCATCTGTTTATACTCGCCCGAAGCTGACGGTTACAACAATCCCTAGGTTTGACCTCCATCCATGTCGTTGACATGTATATCCTCGAATTTTGATTAATTGTGTGCGCACAAATTGCAATTGAGCCTGTGCGCCATTATATATGCCACTTATGCACTGTGCCACTGTGCCTTCTATAGCTGCAATTGGGGTCAATATCTTTAAGGTGACTCTGGAACTAAAGCGAAGATGCTTGTTTACCAAGGACAGCTGAAAGCCAACCCCGATGGAGTTGAATCGGTCACGGCTATTCTTCCCACAaaggctggagctggagcgccATGCATAGTCTTATGGCGCAAAGCCACTACAACATCGACGAGTTCAAAAACTGTTAGCAGGGAACCGCCCAATTTTGGAGATTTTGAAGTGATTCTGGAGAAAGATGACAACGAGAATATCAAGTTCAAGTCGGCTACATCGAAGTTGGAATTAGAGTTCACCGGAGATCATAAGATTGCTTCTCTCAGCTTTCAACCAGCAAATGGAGGTCAAATTCAGAATATATAGTTTGTCAGCTTCaattcataaaaaaaaatacgacTTTGGCTGTCTGTAGATCTCCGTGAATAGTTAGGCAATAAATATGCTTTCAGTAATGATTGAAGCCATTGTTCCGTCATGTTTAGCTGTCTATAGATCTTGGATTGACTTCGCTGATAAAGACCACTGATCTGCATGT
This window encodes:
- a CDS encoding uncharacterized protein (EggNog:ENOG41~antiSMASH:Cluster_5.2~SMCOG1087:hypothetical protein), giving the protein MSSKTLPVVIVGGGPVGLLAAHIFDKLGQDFLLLEQHHNLTPDIGACIGMSGPTLRIIDQLGMWDAFEPLINRMCDKISFTQAGDIIHSGSIFYVNEKRFGYKTAIFQRHSLLQTLYDSLSESSKQRILVNKKVVAIDIKEESVSVRCSDGTEVEGSIIVGADGSQSAVRECTKELARKTSSESKAFGNNEAFRTTYRLLFGSAPRFGDTKPATVYECHRFGSSTQVFVGEEKMWFFLYEELDKPTSEHRSYTQKDADEFAARYADHRVTKDLFFRDVYKGRSSSGVTDLEEGLLDQWWWNRIVLVGDAAHKVTPNAGLGFNSGVQDLAVIANGIRRLQNKGGSLHDNEAIKALFSQYQNERMESMKTFSNLSAKTTRLCAWHSRFGMIWDRYVAPALNLELLMSRYIVAPIIANSFVLDWLPEPHHRTGSIPWKMGPNHNLTDETH